In the genome of Urocitellus parryii isolate mUroPar1 chromosome 7, mUroPar1.hap1, whole genome shotgun sequence, the window TGAGAtctaaattaaaaagagaattgggccatgtgtggtggtgcacatctgtaatcccagtgactctggagaatgaggcaggaggatctcaagtttgaggacagcctcagcaatttaactgGATTCTCTCTcttcaagaagaaataagaagggctggggatgtagctcagtggtagagtactcctggggggttcaatccccagtaccccttctCCTTGCAAGAAAAAAGAAGGATTTAGGATTAGTTCTCTCTCACAGGGCCACAGCATCCTCTGTAGAATTCCTTACCCTCATGAATTTCTGCTGGCCCTTAGTTTTGCCTAACTCCATGTCCTGGGTTTATAGGAAAACGTATTTTCAAGCATTCTTTTACAGGactgcatccccagctctgggAATCTGTTTTTAACCTGGCTCCAGAGGAGTTTGGCCATGGGAGGGGGGGGGCGGTGACAGAGCTAGGCACCGTGGGGCCACGAGTGGGGATGGGGCGGCCCTATTCAGCCCACCTTCCACACCCGGTCCAGATGCTGCGTTCTATCTTCTCCTCGGCCATTGGAGTGCTTGGCGCCATCTACTGCCTTGGCGTGTCAGGAGCTGGCCTCCAAACTGGACCCAAATGCTTAGCGGATGACAAGTGGGACTACCATTTCCGAGAAACCGAGTAAGGCTTAGCCTGTGTTCGTGACCCCTCAGTCTCTGCATTTCACCGTTCCCATGGCCTCCCCAGGTGGGCGGGGAAACCTGGGTGCCACCGAGCTTCTGATTTCCCTCCACGTGGGTCTAACTAACCCTTTGCAAATCCCAATGGGCGCGGGTacggggatgggggtgggggaggggaaggggggggcGCCACGTTCTCTTCTTTACTCGCTTGACCCCACCTGTCCACAGAGGCGCTTACTTGTTCAACCGTACTCAATGGTATTTGTGCGAGGAGCCACCCAACGTGGTTCTCTGGAACTTGTCGCTTTTCTCGTTGCTGGTGGTTGTCTCCTGTCTGGAGATCGTGCTGTGTGGCATACAGCTGGTGAACGCTACTGTTGGTGTCATTTGTGGCGATTGCAGGAAAAAGGTGGGACAGGGTGAGGTGGGGTTGTGGAGGGACCGGCTTGCTCCTGGCTACGTCCTCACTCACTTTCTCTTTTCCGCAGAGCTCAGCTCACTGAGACTCCACTGGCCGCCCGGTTATACTTACATGCTCCTGGACCCCTGCCTGGCCCCCACAGTCCCTGGCTTGCCTAGAATAAATGGTTTTGAGTCCACCCCCAACCCTCCCTGCTCAGATAATGCCCTAAGCCAGCAGGAGTGTGTGAGAGTCTTCTGAGGTTGGTGTTCTCCTGACCCTGTTTgcagccccaccccccacccccacacaaacctgttatttttttttttcacagtttctGAGCTATTAAGTTGTGCAGGAAATACAGTGGTAAAGAAGACCTATGATTTCTATGCTCTCAAAAAACTTGACATTCCAAGggtggaaaatgaaatttttaaaagaaaaggattatTTCCATTGCATGGTTACTAcgttttatttgttagttttattattgatttattttcactACTGGAGATTattgcacccagggcctcacacatgccctcacacatgaactttctgATCATTTGTGATTCAAGTGCTTTACcacaccattgagctacatacacccccatccctttttgtttaattttgagacaagttctcactaaattgccaggcTGGCTCAAACTGGCAAttctcctaccccagcctccaagttgctgggacacaagtgtgcatcaccacacctacTTTACTAGCACCTTTTCATTTCAGCCATTCTTTCTGGCTCTTACTTGCAGAATCCCAGTGATGAAATTTCCTGAAAATTTCTTCCAAATCCCAcagtaaatatttcttcagagatctgtctctttcttttagtCTTTGGGATGATATGTTCTCCCCttcttttgaagaaatatttcagaACTCCTATAATGTTTTGAAACATTATTAACATTTCATTCACACAGAGttgcataaaaataatattatgagtACCTGTGGACCACCATCCCCACACACAATTAACTTCTTCTCTCTTTACTTGTCCTCAAAAGGGGTACCATcttgggctgggatgtgactcagtggtagagtgtttgcctagtatgagTGAGACCTGGCTTGGAGAACCCTTGTCCCCAGACAAAATACCatcttgccaggtgcagtgacatatgcctgtaatgcCAGAAACTTCAGagagaggctgaaacagaagaTTGCAAGATTGAgaccaaactcagcaacttaatgaagtcctaagcaacttaacaagatcccgTATCAGtttaaaaggtctgggaatatggctcaggggttaagtggcCCTAGGTTCAAGCCTCAAATCCAAAAAAAGAGAAGTCTCATCTTTTACACTCACTAGTGATCAACTTGAATACAAATGTGTGACCTGCTCAGGGCCCACTCTTAGTCCATCAGGACCCCTCTTCTACATTGGGAAGGCCCACTATTCAGGATAGGACAGTTGCTCTTGTAGTTCAACATTAGTTCTGGTGACCCTGCTCTATCATCATTTCCACCTCCCACCCACACACCCCAGGACCCAGATTCTCCATCTCTGCCTCCCAGTCCACATGCTCCTTCCTCCTGCGCTCTTCCTGAATGGCACCTCTCTATTCAATTCTCCTGTTGCACTTTCTGATCATTTGTGATTCTACTGCCTTGTGGCATTTACTCACTGCCTTCCTTCATACATTTGTTAGTTTGGGGACTCCTTCTCTAATGTCTCTCTCAGGTTGTCTCACAGACATATTTCCCATGAATGAAGATCCAGTTAATTGCTGAGTGATCATGCAGACAGGGTACCTCTGTTCAGCATAGCTCTCAACTTCAGCAATCTCCTAAGGCTCTGGCTACATGCTTGCCTGCCTGCAGATCAGCTACTAGTTTGTCACTCAGTCAGCTGTGGCCTGCATAATAGGGTTTGTGCTGGGCAGCTATCGCTGTGTAAGGAAAACTCCCACATGGTCTTAGTAACAATCAAACATAagcatttatttcacttatccgTGCTTGGATTGGTTGGAGGTGGGTTGATCTTGGCGGGTTACAACCTAGACCTCTTCATTGTatattgcactttttttttttttttaatcagtgagtTAACTCAGGCATGTTCTTCTCGTGGCCGTGATAGTGGCAAGTGGCAGTACACAATATCTCTTTGGGCCTGGGCTCAGAACCAGTATCTTGTTGAGTATGCCCACTTTACATTCTTCCCACATAGTGGGAGTTGTATTCTACCTCTTTCTGAGTTGACAGTGGGCAGGGGGACAATTAAATAGCAAAGCAAAGGACATGGATACAGGGAGGTTTGAAGACTTACAATGAACAGTTTCATTTTTACTACAGATCACATGGTCATATGGCTCTAGGCATGGTGAATCATCTGTATAGAACCCCTCAAAGGAGGTTGTGGAATGAGAGTCTGAAGTTTCTCAGGGAGAGGCAAGTTAAAGGATACTGtttgtaatatttaaaagtaaccagtagggctggggatatagctaaatagtagagcacttacctgaccctgtgttcaatacctagcaacacacacactcacacacacataataataataataataataataataataactgctaTTCAGATTTATTATACATAGAAgaatgtaaaaaatttaaagaaaaagtacaGAAGATATCATAAGCAGCATGGAAATACTATAAAAGCATTAAACAAGCCAACAGAATGAAAACCCAAGTATCAGTTTTCACAGTGTTTGCCTGTGAGTCAGAAGCAACTCATTGGGCAAAgttctaagtattttcttttttccagtccCTTCTCACTCAAGAGGTCAATTCTTCATAGCTTTTCCTCCATCCAGCTTCTCTGTCTTATAAACAGCAAGGATTCCCCTCAGATTCTGGCATTCGGTTTTAGTAGTAAGTTTTCTCCCTTATCTACATCTCTAGTGATTTGAGTGGGCTTTTGAGAGAAGCTATATTAGAGTTCCCTGACTGGCTACCACCTTCCATGTGGTACCAATTTTAGTTGCATGCCTGTGAAGTCCAGCAATCTTTACTGTTACCCTCATCTCTTCCATGGGCACTACCACATCCTACTTGGTGTAGGCTAATTCTGCAGGGGGCTGAAAACTCTTGTTTGTGCCTGACACTAAGCTGGGTCTTTGTCCTAAACTTGAATTCCTGTAACTCTACCATAGACACTAATGAAGCCAGGGTTTAATGAATTAATCTCTGTATCAAAAACTATTCTTTACCCTGTAGCTGACAGAAACAAAATTCAAACCAATTCACATCATCAAAAGATTCcaaaattcttataaataaatacatgaccagtgtaactctacatcatgtagaACCACAAAATTGGgaggttatactccatgtatatacaatatgtcaaattaccctctactgtcatgtataactaaaaagaacaaatataaattttttaaaaaaaggttccAAGGAGTGTATGGCACATGTCTAgattcccagcaactcaagaagatgaggcaggaagattgtgagtttaaGGTCATTCTAAGCAATTTATGGAGCCCCTAATCAATGCAGCAAGATCTTAtgtgtaaataaaacacaaaaaaggagaagagatgtgacttagtggttaagatcttttgggttcaatccctaataccaaaacaaacaaacaaaaaaggttcCAAAGAGTGATCTGCAGATTCAAATGATATCATCACACCTCACTCTGTTTCTCAACTGTTCTTTCCTCTGGATTGACTTCCTGCTCAAGCAGGCAGGTCCTACTACCTCATGGTGAAAACAGGCCACCAGCACCTCAGCACCTTGCGGGGAAAAAATCCCAGAATTTCCTTGACCTCAGAATGCTGAACAACAGCagcaacacaaataaataaattttaaaaatgtattcttcatGGAACTGGCTTGGAGTACAATGATCACTGAGTCAAACATTAAGCCAAAGGATACAATGTTCTAACAAAACAGGCCTCAGTCTCAAGTCTAccctgagaaacagaaaagaagggaTCAATAAACAAATGTTAAGAATATGATATGAAACCAGGCActatggtgcatacctgtaatcccagcacttggggaggtgaggcaggtggatcatgagttaaaaaccagcctcagcaacttagcaaggcccttagcaactcagtgagaccttatctataaaaaaaaaaaatacaaaaaaagggctggggatgtgccccagtggctaagtgcccctgagttcaatccctggtacaaaaaaaaagaatataaaataaaaagagaactgAAGCCTGCTgtcatctttttcatttctttctgggaGGAACTCTCTCTGTGTGACAGACGGAAATGATGAGGCCACTGTACATCTCCTCTGTGCTGCCTGGTTTACAGAATACTCTCCTTGTCCTATGGAAGCCTTACAACCAGCTCAGGAGGAACTCTACCCTTTATAGAGATGAGGCAATTGAGACTTAGAGACATGAAATGGCTTGGTCAAGTCTTTAAAcagataaagaataaaaggggGACTATGGAGAGTGTGTTCAGAAAAGAGGATAAAGACACCGATACCAGGCAACTTGCAGTGTGTGACTAGCTCCCCTACCTGTTCCATCACCACACCCCCATCACCTCACCAACTGCAGCCCCAAAGCCTCCACCACCTGCACAGGGCCTCTCTCCCTTATCACCTTGATCCTGCCAGTCTCTACCACACCTCTTCTCTGACCTTTACTCATGCTCcaacttgtttttttctgaacCCAGACACCTCAAACTCACTTTCACTCACTGACTTGTCCAATGTGTGCCCACTGTGTGGGGCTCTCCCTAATACCTCTTTCCTTAGTCTGCATTGTGGAAAATGCCCTCCTATTGGTGACTGATGGGAAGACCTGGAGCACTGACCAATTCAGCGTGCAAGTCCTGCTGATGCCTGGCTTCATCGGCGGGGGATTGATGGTGAAGATTCTAGAGCACAGGCTGGTGATCCGGGGCCTGGGCACCACTGTAAGGGGTTCtgaatgggaagggaagggagagagaaaagtagCCCTCCAGAGGAAATGGCAAGTGCTTGGTGGGGACTAGGAAAGTAACCAATCTTCCCCCTACACACTCAGAATTCTGGAGGCAGCCCTGGAGGAGCCCCCAACGGCCTGAGCTGAATGcctgaagggaaggggaaggcagaGAGCGGAGGCTCAAGTCTCTAAAGAGCTTCCCTTCTGGGTCAAAGCATGTCCCACCTGACCCTCCCAGCCTCTGCGGCTGAGCAGATTTGGGGACCTCTCACTACAAGGGTAGAACAAGAAGGAGCAGCTAGTTGTGTAGGAGGTCATCAGGGCAGGGTAATAATAGGCATGAGGGGTACAGCAAAAAGGTCTGGAGTCAGGCAGCGATGTCACCCATCAGTCACAATACCTATCAGCTCAGtgctgtccttccctcctccacatCCACTCACTCTCAGCCCACATTCTGGATGCCCACTCTGTGCTGGGTGCTAAGAACAAACTCAGAAGCAGGTCAGTAGGACAGAGAAATTGCTCCCAAGGCTTCTTGGAGATGAGGACCTGCTGGGAGAAGTGGAAGAAGAGGGGACACAGACTTCCTGGATCTACTTCTCTAAGTCTTTCCTCATTTAGGGGAAGTTTTAGATGGTCAACTAGTGTCATATTTTTGTGGGGTAAAGATGGGAGATCTACCCAGCATAGGTTCCCTCTTTTCAGGACAGATGACAGATAACATTCTCTAGAAGAGGTCTCACCTCATCCCTTTTCCAGGTCACACCTCTGTCAGCTAAGTGGGATACCTTTCCTTTACCTAGCAACTCCCTCTTACCTTCTGAGGTCTCTTCTACTTCCCATCTGTTGCATGGGTTTATGGCTGTTGGACTCTACTCCAGCTCTCTGACCTGAACTCTCTCTGAGATGTCACACTCCCCCAAGGCTACACACTTGCTCAGTGTCACATCATGTCCCTTCTCCACGTAAACTACCCTCCACTTCTCCACCCAGCCTGACTACTCTTCTTCAGGGGTGATCTCCAAGGATGTGCTTCCAATATTCTCATTCATAGCTATCTTCCTCCCCCTCCACACCTTGAGTCACTCCCAAGAAGTACCACATGATgccacagggacacagacacgATCCCTACTCCCCTTGAAGCTTCTATATTGCTTTGTGGGTCAATGGTATGaaaaaagcaagacccaaagCCCCATGAGAGCCAGGACTGCCTGTTCTGTTGGTTGCTGTGTGCCTGGTGCCTAGACCAGTGCCTTCACCTAACAGGAAATAGGTTAATAGTCACTGAGAGAATGAAGTAGTCTGCAAGATCATCAGACAGAAATGGGtgccatcaaaaataaaaatacatagggCTGGAGGtaagctcagaggtagaacacttacctagcatgtgtgagacactgggtttgatccccagcactacttcaaagaaagaaagaaaaagccaggTATGCATGGTAGTACATGCTTGTAAgtctagcaactcaggagactgagacaggagaatcacaagtttgagaacaacctgagcaataaaaaattaaaaggggggctggggatgtggctcaagtggtagcacgctcgcctggcatgcgtgtggccctggttcgatcctcagcaccacatacaaacaaagatgttgtgtccgccgagaactaaaaaaat includes:
- the Tm4sf5 gene encoding transmembrane 4 L6 family member 5; this encodes MCTGKCSRCVGLSLISLSLVCIVANALLLVPDGKTWSTNQLSLQVLLMAGFIGGGLMVLCPGIAAVRAGGKGCCGTGCCGNRCRMLRSIFSSAIGVLGAIYCLGVSGAGLQTGPKCLADDKWDYHFRETEGAYLFNRTQWYLCEEPPNVVLWNLSLFSLLVVVSCLEIVLCGIQLVNATVGVICGDCRKKVGQVCIVENALLLVTDGKTWSTDQFSVQVLLMPGFIGGGLMVKILEHRLVIRGLGTTNSGGSPGGAPNGLS